In one Geotoga petraea genomic region, the following are encoded:
- a CDS encoding DUF4438 domain-containing protein: protein MLKTNKEKLVMQSVQGKIHHPMGKNYRVNNDGEPMMLPATGGITYNFRVGDSAFDLVGDHVEPGVSIRNEEKIENDALMNLACIGNKAIVVSGEAKGAEGFVTGSHGGIEHTLIDFDKEEMFLMAIDDKILVRSFGQGLRLTDYYPEIKVMNVDPGLFENIPIEEKDGKLIVPVACKVPAHLMGSGVGSASAYNGDYDIMTSDEEEIKRLGIDKLNFGDLVMIENHDNSYGRTYLKGAVSIGVIVHSNCIKAGHGPGVTTIMTSKKSLIEAKIDSESNIKKYVKV, encoded by the coding sequence ATGTTAAAAACTAACAAAGAAAAATTAGTTATGCAATCTGTTCAAGGTAAGATTCATCACCCAATGGGGAAGAATTATAGGGTAAACAATGATGGAGAACCTATGATGTTACCTGCAACAGGGGGCATAACTTATAATTTTAGAGTTGGAGATTCTGCTTTTGATTTAGTAGGAGACCACGTAGAGCCAGGTGTCTCAATAAGAAATGAAGAAAAAATAGAAAATGATGCTCTGATGAATTTGGCTTGTATAGGTAATAAAGCAATTGTGGTTTCAGGAGAGGCAAAAGGGGCAGAAGGTTTTGTAACTGGTTCCCATGGTGGAATTGAACATACTTTAATTGACTTTGATAAAGAAGAAATGTTTTTGATGGCTATTGATGATAAGATATTAGTTAGATCTTTTGGTCAAGGACTGCGTTTGACAGATTACTACCCTGAAATAAAAGTCATGAATGTAGATCCGGGTTTATTTGAAAATATCCCAATAGAAGAAAAAGATGGTAAATTAATTGTTCCTGTAGCTTGTAAAGTGCCTGCACATTTAATGGGATCAGGTGTTGGAAGCGCTAGTGCTTATAACGGAGATTATGACATTATGACTTCTGATGAAGAAGAGATAAAAAGGCTTGGTATAGATAAATTGAATTTCGGTGATTTAGTAATGATAGAAAACCATGATAATTCTTATGGTAGGACTTATTTGAAAGGTGCTGTTTCTATAGGGGTTATTGTACATTCCAATTGTATAAAAGCGGGCCATGGCCCGGGTGTTACAACTATTATGACAAGTAAAAAATCTTTAATAGAAGCTAAAATTGATTCTGAATCTAATATAAAAAAATACGTTAAAGTATAA